CGCCCGCAACAATAACCTCGGCCTCGCCCACACGAATGGCGTCAAACGCAAGCATCACCGACTTCAGGCCGGAGCCGCAGACTTTGTTGATCGTCATGCAGCCCACCTCCCGCGGAAGACCCGCTCCGATAGCGGCCTGCCGCGCGGGCGCCTGCCCCAGACCGGCGGGAAGAACGCATCCCATGATGCATTCATTCACTTCCTGCGGTGAAATGCCTGCGCGCGCGATTGCTTCCTTTATAGCAATGCTACCCAATTGAGTGGCCGGAACATCGGACAGCACTCCCTGAAAGCTGCCGACGGGCGTCCTTGCGGCTCCAACAATAACGACTTCTCTCATTTCCAATTCTCCTGATTAACGGAAAGTACGCTCTGAAGTTTGTTGCCTGAACAATGTCCTCCTCATACGGTATTCGAGACGGGTTGATTCTTCAACTTTAAATCGCGGCCGAAAGGAGCGGCCGGCAGCGCTTGCTGATTGTTGGCTGGTTCCGCGCGATCCAAAATTCAAGATTCGACGCCGCTCGTGCGGGTTTGGGGTGAAAATCAACAGGCCAAACGCGCTGTATTCTAACAGAACCCGCCGCAGCGTGTCAACGCGCAAAACCCCAGATCTCCGCCCCTCGCCCATTGCTGTATTTTAACCCTGTCCCTAGTCCATGCCCCATTCCGGGTGTTAAACTTAAGTAGAGGTTAGATATAATTACTCAAATATAAAATGCGCTAAACAAACGGGTAAAGGATTCCATGAACCACAAAATAATTCCGACCACTATAATTTTCGGCGCTGCCGCAGTCGCCGTATTCATTTTCGCCCGATCCGCAGGGGCGTCAACCGTATCTTGGCCCCTCTTCCTCGCCATCCCATTCCTGTTCCCGGCGATGATGCTGTCGGGCCTTTCGCACATGCTGAGGACCAAGGCCAGCTTTGCCCTCATTATCCTCATTGCGGTTTCGTCCGGAGCCTTCCTGATCGGAAACGTGAGTGGCTGGTTCGGATATCTCACCGGCCAGCCCCACATGTGGCATGAGGTACGCCCTGCAGAGATATCGGGCCGAGAGGTTTATCTCGTCCATTTCAATATACAGAACACGGGCAAGGGACCGCTGAGACTGCGGCTCGACGCCGTCGTCAGCCCGGAGGAAAATTCACTCATTCTGGCGAGCCAGCAATATGACGGAACTCAAAAACAGTGGGTCGCGTATCCGGCCGAAAGGCTGTTCTCCCAGCGATCGCTCGGAATGTTCCCGGCCGAGATACGTCCGGGCGGCTCGCTCCTGGTCGAGATGATCATCGAACAGACGGATATGGCGGAGGTACCGGAAGTGGTCGACGACCGCAACATGCCCGGCAAATACGGCGTCTCGATATCGGACCCCATCCACATGAAGGTGTACCATCACGAGATAACGGTCCCGCCATTCACTGATTCATAGGAGCGGCGCAGCCAGTCCACAGTCCACAGTCCACAGCAAGACAGTCCGATTGGCCACCTCTTCTCTTTCAGGGCAACCTTAATTCACCTTTGTAGGGGCGACTCGATGAGTCGCCGCTTCTCCCGCAGCCAGTCCACAGCAAGACAGGCACCCGCAGTTTCTTATGGTCTCGCATGATGAAATTTTCCTTCGCACCCGCTCCCTGTGGACGTAGACTGTGGACTGTGGACTGTTTCCCCGGTTCTGCTCCCTGTAGACTGTAGACTGTAGACTATTTTCCCCTACTTCTTCTTCCGAGCGGATTTTTTGAATTGGGCGGTCAGGGAGCTGACCGTCTTTTGCGGGCTTTCGACAATCGTGCGGGTGTCGGAGAGGATATCCATGAAGCCGGCCTCATTCGGATAGCGCGGCACAATGTGCAAGTGCAGATGCTCGATGCTCGCGCCGGCCGGCCGCCGAATGTTGAAGCCGATGTTATAGCCGGCGGGACTGTACGCCGCATCGAGCACGTCCAGACACAGGTTCTGCAGCGAGATCATCTCAGCCGCCTCCGCCTTCTTGAGCGCGCGCACGTCGATCACGTGCCTCAGCGGAAACAGCAGCAGATGCCCGGCATTGTACGGGTGAAGGTTGGCCGATACGATCCAGTGTTTCCCCCGATAAATCTCCAGCTTCGAGACGCGCCGATCCCTTGCGGAGACCGCACACAGAATGCAATCGACCTCCGGCCGCTTCCCCTTCACATACGCCATTTTCGATGGCACATATAACTGCCTCATCAGCGCCCAACTTTCCTATTCAGCAGCCTGCTTCGCCCACCATTGTTCCCATGCCGCCTTGTCTTCCCTGAAAGCGCTTTTCGCCGATCCGCTCTCATCTTCGCCGATGGCTGATATCTCTATCGTCTTGCGGACCTCGCCCGAGCGCGACGCCAGTTTGCGCTCCCTCTCAATCGCGGCTTTCAGTTTCTCGAGCGAACCGGCCGCGCACCTGCGGATTCTCGCGTCGGAATCGTCCAGCAATGGAATGAGAGCGGGCACTCCCTCTTTCAATCGCAGACGCCCGATCCCGTCGATCGCGGCCATCCGCACCTCGACGTTGCGCTCCGCGAGCGCGCCGCTCAGAATGGGAAAAGCCTTCGGACTCTCGATCTTGCCCAGCGAATCGAGCACCCAGACGAGCGGGTACCGCTGTGTATCTTTCGCGCTCTCGATCAGCGCGTCGACCGATTGCAGGTCTCCCGAATCGCCCAAAGCCTTTACAACGGCCTCGCGAACCTCGAATGATTCGTCATCAAGCGCGCGCCGCAACTGTTTCGATGCGTGGGCTCCGCGAATCTGGCCGAGCACGTATGCCGCCAGCACCCGCACTCTCTTCTCAGCATGTTTCAGACTATGGGCGAGTTCGGTGACGGTCTTTTCGTCTGCAATTCTTATTATCGCCTTCACCACAGCGCTGCGCAAGACTACATCCTTCGTGTCGAAAAGCGCCAGCAGCGCCTTGGCCGCCTTCGTTTCGCCCAAAAACCCGATCGCCTCCACCGCCGCGCTCTGCACCTTTACATCGGTCTCCTTGCGCAACAGCTTCATCAATGCATCGCCCGCCGCCGCGGCTCCCAACTGCCCGAGCAGGTTCGCCGCAAGCTCGCGCCGGCTCGCATCGGCATGGCCGAGTTGCGAGATGAGCGATTCGATCGAGATCGATTCCTCGTCCGCCACAAACACCAGCATCGCCGCGCCCGCAAGAATGCGGTCGCCGTCATCGAGCACTTTCATGCTCACCTTTGTTCCGTTCGCGAAAACGCCGTTCGTGCTGTTCAGATCGTGCACGGTGCAGCGCCCGTCCTCGCACCTGATCTCGCAATGACGGCCCGATGCGTAC
The window above is part of the Candidatus Abyssobacteria bacterium SURF_5 genome. Proteins encoded here:
- a CDS encoding FHA domain-containing protein, which produces MALLLVKQKGHETKSFPITGGTITIGRAGANHIVLANKYASGRHCEIRCEDGRCTVHDLNSTNGVFANGTKVSMKVLDDGDRILAGAAMLVFVADEESISIESLISQLGHADASRRELAANLLGQLGAAAAGDALMKLLRKETDVKVQSAAVEAIGFLGETKAAKALLALFDTKDVVLRSAVVKAIIRIADEKTVTELAHSLKHAEKRVRVLAAYVLGQIRGAHASKQLRRALDDESFEVREAVVKALGDSGDLQSVDALIESAKDTQRYPLVWVLDSLGKIESPKAFPILSGALAERNVEVRMAAIDGIGRLRLKEGVPALIPLLDDSDARIRRCAAGSLEKLKAAIERERKLASRSGEVRKTIEISAIGEDESGSAKSAFREDKAAWEQWWAKQAAE
- a CDS encoding HIT domain-containing protein, with the translated sequence MRQLYVPSKMAYVKGKRPEVDCILCAVSARDRRVSKLEIYRGKHWIVSANLHPYNAGHLLLFPLRHVIDVRALKKAEAAEMISLQNLCLDVLDAAYSPAGYNIGFNIRRPAGASIEHLHLHIVPRYPNEAGFMDILSDTRTIVESPQKTVSSLTAQFKKSARKKK